From Solibaculum mannosilyticum:
GGCACCGATGGAACCTGTCCTTGCAGGTATTCCAATGTCTTGCCGTTTTCATCAGCTACTGCCCATCCGCCCTCCATTTGGACGGCATAAGCCGGAGTGTTTTCCTCCACCTCAATGATAACGGTAGCAGGGAGCTGGCGTACAATATGGGCTGATCCTATATAAGGCAGTTTGACCGTTAGATCCTCCTCTCCTCCTTTGATATCGGCTAACAGGAGGTTTTTCCCTTTGGCAAGACCTGAGGCTCGGATGATCTCTTCTGTCTCGTAGCGGGTCTCTCCCTGTACCTGAATGGTTTGTATATTAAAAAACACCGTCATGCATAGTGTCACACCGATGGCCACGGCAAACAATACCACTAAAATGGAGTAAAACCGGGTGGAAGCCTTTCTTCTGCGTTTGTGACGGCGTCCATTTTGATCCCGGGCCTCCTGACGGCTCTGCATCTTGCGGGCCTGATTGGTCCGATCTTCCAGGGAAGGGGCCTCTCCTTTCTTCGGCAAAGACGACACACGGGATGTTTTCGTCTTAGGCGGAGGTGCGGATGTCCTCCCCGTCGGCCTCTTTTGCCCCTTGCCAGAGGCCGCAGATGGTGTCCCCCGGGACTGGCCAGAATGGCCTGTCCTCTGAGGCGACGTCCCCGAGCGGGCTGGAGCCCCTTTCTTCCCCGGAGGACGTTTGCCTTGCTGTGGAGGGCCGGACCGTCCGGCAGGCCGCGCCTTTCCACTGCCTTTCTTTTGATTATCCATATTGATCAGTCCCTCTTTATCACAGCCCCCACACCAGAGAGGCGCTGTTCAATCATTTCGTATCCTCTGTCCAAATGATGCAGTCCGGTAATTTGCGTCGTCCCCTGCGCCGCCAAACCTGCTACCACCAATGCCGCAGCTCCGCGCAAGTCAGCCGCCTCCACCGGCGCCCCCGAAAGATGGTCTACCCCTTCTACGATGGCCACTTTGCCCTCCACTTTGATGTGGGCCCCCAGGCGCAGCAGTTCGCCGACGTGCTTATACCGGCTCTCAAAAATGTTTTCCACAAATACGCTGGTTCCTTCCGCCAATGTAGCCATGGCCATCACAATGGCCTGGGAA
This genomic window contains:
- a CDS encoding cell division protein FtsQ/DivIB, with protein sequence MDNQKKGSGKARPAGRSGPPQQGKRPPGKKGAPARSGTSPQRTGHSGQSRGTPSAASGKGQKRPTGRTSAPPPKTKTSRVSSLPKKGEAPSLEDRTNQARKMQSRQEARDQNGRRHKRRRKASTRFYSILVVLFAVAIGVTLCMTVFFNIQTIQVQGETRYETEEIIRASGLAKGKNLLLADIKGGEEDLTVKLPYIGSAHIVRQLPATVIIEVEENTPAYAVQMEGGWAVADENGKTLEYLQGQVPSVPVVVGISVTGAPPGYPMEFEDEEQKNKLTDLTKALKENNLIEKTTQMDFTNSSDITVLYDNRITLKCGGAVDLDAKLAMAQEAIARKAPDEQKATIVLTSTQATVRFGDASSGSSSQPSSSPPEEDASAGDEGGSSPESESKRTGENSTLSSVD